Proteins from one Deinococcus grandis genomic window:
- a CDS encoding ABC transporter ATP-binding protein: MTAAPVLSGPLTAAGVAIDLRDLSAAYGERVILRDLTLSVAPGERVALVGASGGGKTTLLRALAGLTPTKGTLRVGTGAPVRTRVMFQEDRLLPWLGALDNVALGLPRPDRFRAARALQDVGLAGRERAYPHELSGGQRQRVALARALAHRPDLLLLDEPFGALDALTRADMHALLGTLLTDTGATTLLVTHDLEEALKLTDRVLLLADGRILEDLRVALPHPRRRTDVEDLRARLEEQLHGCS, translated from the coding sequence GTGACCGCCGCACCCGTCCTGAGCGGTCCCCTGACGGCGGCCGGGGTAGCCATCGACCTGCGGGACCTCAGTGCCGCGTACGGCGAGCGCGTCATCCTGCGGGACCTGACCCTGAGCGTCGCCCCCGGGGAACGCGTGGCGCTGGTCGGCGCGAGCGGCGGCGGCAAGACCACCCTGCTGCGCGCCCTGGCGGGCCTGACCCCCACCAAGGGCACCCTGAGGGTCGGCACCGGCGCGCCCGTCCGCACGCGGGTCATGTTCCAGGAAGACCGCCTGCTGCCCTGGCTGGGCGCGCTGGACAACGTCGCCCTGGGCCTGCCCCGCCCGGACCGCTTCCGCGCCGCGCGCGCCCTGCAGGACGTGGGCCTCGCCGGTCGGGAACGCGCCTACCCGCACGAACTCAGCGGCGGGCAGCGCCAGCGGGTCGCCCTGGCCCGCGCGCTCGCCCACCGCCCGGACCTGCTGCTGCTCGACGAGCCCTTCGGCGCCCTCGACGCCCTGACCCGCGCGGACATGCACGCCCTGCTGGGCACCCTCCTGACCGACACGGGCGCCACCACGCTGCTCGTCACGCACGACCTCGAAGAAGCGCTGAAACTCACCGACCGCGTGTTGCTGCTCGCCGACGGACGCATTCTCGAAGACCTGCGTGTTGCGCTGCCGCACCCCCGGCGCCGCACCGACGTGGAAGACCTGCGCGCCCGACTGGAGGAGCAGTTGCACGGATGCTCGTGA
- a CDS encoding ABC transporter permease subunit, with the protein MTVGTRSRTQAAVPAAPRPGRRAGPIWQGEWVRWLVPLLIVLGWQLAASTDLLNPRVLPAPSAVVTAAWELARSGELGRHFLISLQRAGLGILIGGGLGFTFGILTGTFRAANLLLDTTFQMIRTIPNLALIPLVILWFGIGESGKVFLIALATFFPVYLNTLHGVTGIDPRLTEMARVYGLTPLDTFRRVTLPGALPGVLVGVRYALGISWLALVVSESFGASSGIGFLAMDAREFFRTDVIVLAIVIYALIGKAADASVRLLERRLLPWKVSA; encoded by the coding sequence GTGACGGTCGGCACACGCTCCAGGACCCAGGCGGCAGTCCCCGCCGCGCCCCGCCCGGGCCGCCGCGCCGGGCCGATCTGGCAGGGCGAATGGGTGAGGTGGCTGGTGCCGCTCCTGATCGTGCTGGGCTGGCAGCTGGCCGCCAGCACCGATCTGCTCAACCCGCGCGTCCTCCCGGCCCCCAGCGCCGTCGTCACAGCCGCCTGGGAACTGGCGCGCAGCGGTGAACTGGGCCGCCACTTCCTGATCAGCCTCCAGCGCGCCGGGCTGGGCATCCTGATCGGCGGGGGGCTGGGCTTCACGTTCGGCATCCTGACCGGCACCTTCCGCGCCGCGAACCTGCTGCTGGACACGACCTTCCAGATGATCCGCACCATTCCGAACCTCGCGCTGATTCCGCTGGTGATCCTCTGGTTCGGCATCGGCGAGAGCGGCAAGGTGTTCCTGATCGCCCTGGCCACCTTCTTCCCGGTGTACCTGAACACCCTGCACGGCGTGACGGGCATCGACCCGCGCCTGACCGAGATGGCCCGCGTGTACGGCCTCACCCCGCTCGACACCTTCCGCCGCGTCACGCTGCCCGGCGCGCTTCCGGGCGTGCTGGTCGGCGTGCGCTACGCCCTGGGCATCTCCTGGCTGGCGCTGGTCGTCAGCGAGTCCTTCGGGGCCAGCAGCGGCATCGGCTTCCTGGCCATGGACGCCCGCGAGTTCTTCCGTACGGACGTGATCGTGCTGGCCATCGTCATCTACGCCCTGATCGGCAAGGCGGCCGACGCCTCGGTGCGCCTTCTGGAGCGCCGCCTGCTGCCCTGGAAGGTGAGCGCGTGA
- a CDS encoding aliphatic sulfonate ABC transporter substrate-binding protein codes for MTTRPRSAALTLTALALGALSTAQAVTFTIGYQKGGLPNILKARGTLDRYAAQGIDFRWVLFTAGPPLLEAANAGAVDFGSVGNAPGVFALAGGADLKYVGVTVNHNDTTEAVIVPKNSGIQKVGDLKGKRIGVARGSSAHAFLYGVLRSAGLTLGDVTVVPLLPPDARPAFENGSIDAWAIWDPFLTTALQGSGGRVLRDHTGLGRGDNYHLVPGSVLQNPEKKRALQILLAELESAANWANVNRQTVINQFSDELGIPRSVLAVTVPKSVPFNIRPFRASDLKPLQTLAVAFREAGVLPRDVPFGPQTYVTLPAFRAALPTLGLK; via the coding sequence ATGACCACCCGACCGCGTTCCGCTGCCCTGACCCTCACCGCCCTCGCCCTCGGCGCGCTGTCCACCGCGCAGGCCGTCACCTTCACCATCGGCTACCAGAAAGGCGGCCTCCCGAACATCCTCAAAGCGCGCGGCACCCTCGACAGGTACGCCGCGCAGGGCATCGACTTCCGCTGGGTGCTGTTCACCGCCGGGCCGCCCCTGCTGGAAGCCGCCAACGCCGGCGCCGTGGACTTCGGCAGCGTCGGCAACGCCCCGGGCGTGTTCGCCCTGGCGGGCGGCGCCGACCTGAAATACGTGGGCGTGACCGTCAACCACAACGACACCACCGAGGCCGTCATCGTGCCGAAGAATTCCGGCATCCAGAAGGTCGGTGACCTGAAAGGCAAACGCATCGGCGTGGCCCGCGGCAGCAGCGCGCACGCCTTCCTGTATGGCGTGCTGCGCAGCGCGGGCCTGACCCTGGGGGACGTGACGGTCGTACCCCTGCTCCCACCCGACGCGCGCCCGGCCTTCGAGAACGGCAGCATCGACGCCTGGGCCATCTGGGACCCGTTCCTCACCACCGCCCTGCAGGGCAGCGGCGGGCGTGTCCTGCGCGACCACACGGGCCTCGGGCGCGGCGACAACTACCACCTCGTGCCGGGCAGCGTCCTGCAGAACCCCGAGAAGAAACGCGCCCTGCAGATCCTGCTGGCCGAACTGGAAAGCGCCGCGAACTGGGCGAACGTCAACCGCCAGACGGTCATCAACCAGTTCAGTGACGAGCTCGGCATCCCCAGGAGTGTCCTGGCCGTCACCGTCCCCAAGAGCGTGCCGTTCAACATCCGGCCCTTCCGGGCGTCCGACCTCAAGCCCCTCCAGACGCTCGCGGTCGCGTTCCGTGAGGCGGGCGTCCTGCCGCGCGACGTGCCCTTCGGCCCGCAGACGTACGTGACCCTCCCGGCGTTCCGCGCCGCGCTGCCCACCCTGGGACTCAAGTGA
- a CDS encoding LLM class flavin-dependent oxidoreductase — MTHTDLTDHTHPTPPSLYWFIPSGGDGRQLGQPSRPAHFSYLSQVAQAADVLGFDGALLPTGGTNEDTLVVASALSSLTRQLRFLVALRPGLLSPVLAARLTASLDRISGGRVNLNIVSGSGNFDFEGLNLTQAQRYALTGEWLGAFRALLRGETVTQRGEYVQLENARALLPSVQRPYPPIYFGGSSQPALEVAGEHVDVYLSWGERPEQLREKFEQVRAEAARHGRQVRFGLRAHVIVRPTEEEAWAAAEHLIAGISDEQIAQAHQAFLQSASEGQRRQSELNGGTRDSLRVGKNLWAGVGLVRGGAGTAFVGSPENVAAALREYQALGVETFILSGYPHLEEAYRVAELLFPALGRTSPVFTPRDGQPLTHTSTPSAHGPSTHAPALRAEPVLADAAPSDVGRFRSI; from the coding sequence ATGACGCACACCGACCTGACGGACCACACTCACCCCACCCCCCCCTCGCTGTACTGGTTCATTCCCTCCGGCGGCGACGGCCGCCAGCTGGGCCAGCCCAGCCGACCGGCGCACTTCAGTTACCTCTCGCAGGTCGCGCAGGCCGCCGACGTGCTGGGGTTCGACGGCGCGCTGCTCCCCACCGGCGGCACCAACGAGGACACCCTGGTGGTCGCCAGCGCCCTGTCGAGCCTCACCCGGCAGCTGCGCTTCCTGGTCGCGCTGCGCCCCGGCCTGCTCTCCCCCGTCCTGGCCGCGCGCCTGACCGCCTCGCTCGACCGGATCAGCGGCGGCCGCGTGAACCTGAATATCGTGTCCGGCAGCGGCAACTTCGACTTCGAGGGCCTGAACCTCACGCAGGCGCAGCGGTACGCCCTGACCGGCGAGTGGCTCGGCGCGTTCCGCGCGCTGCTGCGCGGTGAGACGGTCACGCAGCGCGGCGAGTACGTTCAGCTGGAAAACGCCCGCGCCCTGCTGCCCAGCGTGCAGCGCCCCTACCCGCCCATCTACTTCGGGGGCAGCAGCCAGCCCGCGCTGGAGGTCGCCGGGGAACACGTGGACGTGTACCTCAGCTGGGGCGAGCGGCCCGAGCAGCTGCGGGAGAAGTTCGAGCAGGTGCGCGCCGAGGCCGCCCGGCACGGCCGCCAGGTGCGCTTCGGGCTGCGCGCCCACGTTATCGTGCGCCCCACCGAGGAGGAAGCCTGGGCCGCTGCCGAGCACCTGATCGCCGGGATCAGCGACGAGCAGATCGCGCAGGCCCACCAGGCCTTCTTGCAGAGCGCCTCCGAGGGGCAGCGCCGCCAGAGTGAACTCAACGGCGGCACCCGCGACTCCCTGCGGGTCGGGAAGAACCTCTGGGCGGGCGTGGGCCTCGTGCGCGGCGGAGCCGGCACCGCCTTCGTCGGCAGTCCCGAGAACGTCGCCGCCGCGCTGCGCGAGTACCAGGCGCTCGGAGTCGAGACGTTCATCCTCAGCGGCTACCCCCACCTGGAAGAAGCGTACCGCGTGGCCGAACTGCTGTTCCCCGCACTGGGGCGCACCAGTCCCGTCTTCACGCCGCGCGACGGGCAGCCCCTGACGCACACCAGCACCCCCAGCGCCCACGGGCCCAGCACGCACGCCCCGGCCCTGCGCGCCGAGCCGGTCCTGGCCGACGCGGCCCCCAGCGACGTCGGCCGCTTCCGCAGCATTTAA
- a CDS encoding tyrosine-type recombinase/integrase, with the protein MTLVRRSDTLALANLTDQALRVRAVEAASTYDTETLVQVTQAYMTTGSRKGARTSAKTLAAYALAVRDFVPWAQASGVQLLRPGRRDGGRYVAQLQTRPTRGRGKSGTLSAATVAQYVAGARALYRALRWAGATDAQPFEDAHVPPDPTPGIVKNPPYMREVEDVLEHCDPRLAALLILCAHAGLRVTEALTVRAGDIQGAQLTVHGKGGKTRRVPLGRRVRAALHGLAPVTPEGHLFDWQYHHVQYRMRKVFAAAGHRSAWRGFHAARKHSGTRLYRATKDFTRVGLFLGHSSVDTTRRYVAMEDNDVQNEVEDF; encoded by the coding sequence ATGACCCTCGTCCGGCGCAGCGACACCCTCGCCCTGGCCAACCTCACCGATCAGGCCCTGCGGGTCCGGGCGGTCGAGGCGGCCAGCACCTACGACACCGAGACGCTCGTGCAGGTCACCCAGGCGTACATGACCACCGGCAGCCGCAAGGGCGCCCGCACCAGCGCCAAGACCCTCGCCGCCTACGCCCTCGCCGTGCGCGACTTCGTCCCCTGGGCCCAGGCCAGCGGCGTGCAACTCCTGCGCCCCGGTCGGCGTGACGGCGGGCGCTACGTCGCCCAGCTCCAGACGCGCCCCACGCGGGGCCGCGGCAAATCCGGGACGCTGTCGGCCGCCACCGTCGCCCAGTACGTCGCCGGGGCCCGCGCCCTCTACCGCGCCCTGCGCTGGGCCGGTGCCACCGACGCGCAACCGTTCGAGGACGCCCACGTCCCCCCGGACCCCACGCCCGGCATCGTCAAGAACCCGCCCTACATGCGCGAAGTCGAGGACGTCCTCGAGCACTGCGACCCGCGACTCGCCGCACTCCTGATCCTGTGCGCCCACGCGGGCCTGCGCGTCACCGAAGCCCTCACCGTCCGCGCCGGCGACATCCAGGGCGCCCAGCTCACCGTGCACGGCAAGGGCGGCAAGACCCGCCGCGTTCCCCTGGGCCGACGGGTGCGCGCAGCCCTGCACGGCCTCGCCCCGGTCACACCAGAGGGGCACCTGTTCGACTGGCAGTACCACCACGTCCAGTACCGCATGCGCAAGGTCTTCGCCGCCGCCGGTCACCGCTCCGCCTGGCGCGGCTTCCACGCGGCCCGCAAGCACTCCGGCACGCGCCTGTACCGCGCCACGAAGGACTTCACGCGCGTCGGCCTGTTCCTCGGGCATTCCTCGGTGGACACCACCCGCAGGTACGTGGCCATGGAGGACAACGACGTCCAGAACGAAGTCGAGGACTTCTGA
- a CDS encoding PAS domain-containing sensor histidine kinase, with protein MTHATLSLLPVQAVQAALDAIGDTIAILGPDGQIVAVNDAWTRFMQGNGGEESTCGVGANYLGACDRADGPSSDEGPLVAQGLRDVLGGRAEGYSLEYPCHSPTRQRWYRVEVRPFDAQGVRYATVVHTDVTAQRLTEIRAGDLDQEVALGVREKTAGLRAENRELDAFIGAVSHDLRAPIRHLRGYLQLLRRRAEPRLVDDDRRILDILEGASGRLAQMIDELLGLARTSQVALRVQPVDLHAVVERAWVNLDPDTQGRRIDWVTGNLPTVPGDPDLLRLAFENLLSNAIKYTSGREQARIEVGAKRDGRDWVVFVQDDGAGFDARYAHRLFGAFQRLHDDRDFQGVGMGLVNVKRIVERHGGSVWATGHPGDGATFSLRLPAGTGPAGID; from the coding sequence ATGACCCACGCGACGCTCAGTCTCCTGCCCGTGCAGGCCGTTCAGGCGGCGCTGGACGCGATCGGCGACACCATCGCCATCCTCGGGCCGGACGGACAGATCGTCGCCGTCAACGACGCCTGGACGCGTTTCATGCAGGGCAACGGCGGCGAGGAGAGCACCTGCGGCGTCGGCGCGAACTACCTGGGCGCCTGTGACCGCGCCGACGGACCCTCCTCGGACGAGGGCCCACTCGTCGCCCAGGGCCTGCGCGACGTCCTCGGTGGCCGCGCCGAGGGCTACTCGCTGGAGTATCCCTGTCACAGTCCCACCCGGCAGCGCTGGTACCGCGTGGAGGTCCGCCCCTTCGACGCGCAGGGCGTCCGCTACGCCACGGTCGTGCATACCGACGTCACCGCGCAGCGCCTCACCGAGATCCGCGCCGGGGATCTCGACCAGGAAGTCGCGCTGGGCGTGCGTGAGAAGACCGCCGGGCTGAGAGCGGAGAACAGGGAACTCGACGCGTTCATCGGCGCGGTGTCACACGACCTGCGCGCGCCGATCCGGCACCTGCGCGGGTACCTGCAGCTGCTGCGCCGCCGCGCCGAGCCGCGCCTCGTGGACGACGACCGCCGCATCCTGGACATCCTCGAGGGCGCCTCGGGTCGCCTCGCACAGATGATCGACGAGCTGCTCGGTCTGGCCCGCACGTCACAGGTGGCCCTGCGCGTCCAGCCGGTGGACCTGCACGCGGTGGTGGAGCGTGCCTGGGTGAATCTGGACCCGGACACGCAGGGCCGCCGGATCGACTGGGTGACGGGGAACCTGCCGACCGTGCCGGGTGACCCGGACCTGCTGCGCCTGGCGTTCGAGAACCTGCTGTCGAACGCCATCAAGTACACCTCGGGCCGGGAGCAGGCGCGGATCGAGGTCGGCGCGAAACGCGACGGGCGCGACTGGGTGGTGTTCGTTCAGGACGACGGGGCGGGCTTCGACGCCCGGTACGCGCACCGGCTGTTCGGGGCGTTCCAGCGGCTGCATGACGACCGGGACTTCCAGGGCGTCGGGATGGGTCTGGTGAACGTCAAGCGGATCGTGGAGCGGCATGGGGGGAGCGTCTGGGCGACCGGGCATCCGGGGGACGGGGCGACGTTCTCCCTTCGTCTCCCTGCGGGGACCGGACCTGCCGGAATCGACTGA
- a CDS encoding response regulator — MVTPAPARHLQVLLIDDEPAACLLASMAFEPQADRAQLRTLDDPAAAIPWLHAAARAGTLPDVILLDLFMPTVSGLAILQAIQASEPLRHLRVVVLATSDDPQDIDAAYRAGATSYLTKPGVFTAFEVQVDTLVTYWHGIFDGLNP; from the coding sequence ATGGTCACACCTGCTCCCGCGCGGCACCTTCAGGTGCTGCTGATCGACGACGAGCCCGCGGCCTGCCTGCTCGCCAGCATGGCCTTCGAACCCCAGGCCGACCGCGCCCAGCTGCGCACCCTCGACGATCCCGCTGCCGCCATCCCCTGGCTGCACGCGGCCGCGCGGGCCGGCACCCTCCCGGACGTGATCCTGCTCGACCTGTTCATGCCGACCGTGTCGGGACTGGCGATCCTGCAGGCCATCCAGGCGTCCGAGCCGCTGCGGCACCTGCGGGTGGTGGTCCTGGCGACGTCGGACGACCCGCAGGATATCGACGCGGCGTACCGGGCAGGCGCGACGAGCTACCTGACCAAACCTGGCGTCTTCACGGCATTCGAGGTGCAGGTGGATACGCTCGTCACGTACTGGCACGGCATCTTCGACGGCCTGAACCCCTGA
- the yidD gene encoding membrane protein insertion efficiency factor YidD, whose product MDHPSCAGPVFTQLALSRSGRPLPSGVHALNVLTLNSIEVYQRWLSPLKGFRCAHAAFFGGESCSAAVRRVVSEQGLVGGRADIAARFESCRQAYGHLRGAQVTGGVQGVCCCGPVPIPFRCG is encoded by the coding sequence ATGGACCACCCGTCCTGTGCAGGCCCCGTCTTCACGCAACTGGCACTCAGCCGCTCCGGGCGTCCCCTACCCTCAGGTGTGCATGCTCTGAACGTCCTGACGCTGAACTCCATCGAGGTCTACCAGCGGTGGCTGTCCCCACTGAAAGGCTTCCGTTGCGCTCACGCGGCCTTCTTCGGCGGTGAGTCGTGTTCGGCCGCGGTGCGGCGCGTGGTCAGCGAGCAGGGGCTGGTGGGGGGGCGCGCGGACATCGCGGCGCGGTTTGAGTCGTGCCGACAGGCGTACGGGCACCTGCGTGGCGCGCAGGTGACGGGCGGTGTTCAGGGCGTGTGCTGCTGCGGCCCTGTGCCCATTCCTTTCCGGTGTGGCTAG
- a CDS encoding response regulator encodes MSRPLHVLLADDSLPDRLLAEVAFDAQDVPVHVTYCEDGQQVLDTLLRDDTERPDVIVLDLNMPRMDGHETLRHIRAHPDLRHYPVAILTSSASESDIAQAYAHLASLYMTKEIDLGRFTEQIGAFVGFYGQCLFDAAART; translated from the coding sequence ATGAGTCGGCCTCTTCACGTTCTCCTGGCGGATGACAGCCTCCCGGACCGCCTGCTGGCCGAGGTGGCGTTCGACGCGCAGGACGTCCCGGTCCACGTGACCTACTGCGAGGACGGACAGCAGGTGCTCGACACGCTGCTGCGTGACGACACAGAACGCCCCGACGTCATCGTCCTGGATCTCAACATGCCCCGCATGGACGGTCACGAGACCCTGCGGCACATTCGCGCCCATCCGGACCTGCGGCACTACCCGGTGGCGATCCTCACGTCGTCTGCCAGCGAGTCGGACATCGCGCAGGCGTACGCGCATCTCGCGTCGCTCTACATGACCAAGGAGATTGACCTCGGCCGGTTCACCGAGCAGATCGGCGCGTTCGTCGGGTTTTATGGCCAGTGCCTTTTCGATGCGGCCGCCAGAACCTGA
- a CDS encoding Tn3 family transposase yields the protein MRLHQTLDRSERLSVNSSLSLTQEDGHTTLHLAAPEAIPEPESLKVLRAEISARLPVVDLAELLMEVHSFTGLAEAFTHVAEGRTLVRHLPLSLCAVLLSQACNIGLKAVSRPDVEALTLPRLSWIAQNYVRADTITAANALLVNAQLELPLAQSWGGGEVASADGLRFVVPVRTINAGWNSKYFGAQRGVTYYNFTSDQFTGFHGIVIPGTLRDSLYILAGLLEQQTRLDPREIMADTHGYSDVVFGLFALLGYKFSPRLADLSDQRFWRLDKDADYGALNDLSRHTLNERLIAAHWEDMLRLAGSLKLGKVGATSIMRTLQRGGSLSSLGRAIAELGRIEKTLYLLNYVGDEAYRQRILRQLNRGEQRHSVARAVFHGQKGELRQRYREGMEDQLSALGLVVNAIVLWNTRYIQVALDELRSIGHPVNDEDVARLTPLLHEHVSMLGKYDFTLSEDVAQGNLRPLRNPYSLEEYINQIP from the coding sequence CTGAGGCTCCACCAAACCCTTGACAGATCAGAGCGCTTGAGCGTCAATTCATCGCTGTCACTCACTCAGGAGGACGGCCACACCACCCTTCACCTGGCCGCGCCGGAAGCGATTCCTGAGCCGGAGAGCCTGAAGGTGTTGCGGGCTGAAATTTCAGCCCGCCTGCCCGTTGTTGACCTCGCGGAACTCTTGATGGAAGTGCATTCGTTCACCGGACTGGCTGAGGCGTTTACCCACGTCGCAGAAGGCCGAACCCTGGTACGACATCTTCCCCTGAGCCTCTGTGCGGTACTCCTTTCACAGGCTTGCAATATCGGCCTGAAAGCCGTGTCCCGTCCTGATGTGGAAGCCCTGACCCTTCCGCGCCTATCGTGGATAGCGCAGAACTACGTCCGCGCCGACACCATTACCGCCGCGAATGCCCTGCTGGTGAATGCCCAACTGGAGTTGCCGCTGGCCCAGAGCTGGGGCGGTGGGGAAGTCGCCTCTGCCGATGGCCTGCGTTTCGTCGTTCCCGTTCGCACCATCAATGCTGGCTGGAACAGCAAATATTTTGGCGCTCAGCGCGGCGTCACCTACTACAACTTCACCAGTGACCAGTTCACCGGATTTCACGGCATCGTGATTCCGGGAACCCTGCGGGACAGTCTGTATATCCTCGCGGGCCTGCTGGAACAGCAGACCCGCCTCGACCCCCGCGAAATCATGGCCGACACCCACGGCTACAGCGATGTGGTGTTCGGATTATTCGCCCTGCTGGGCTACAAGTTCAGTCCCAGGCTGGCGGATTTATCTGACCAGCGCTTCTGGCGACTGGATAAGGACGCGGATTACGGCGCACTGAACGACCTCAGCCGTCACACCCTGAACGAGCGGCTGATCGCCGCTCACTGGGAGGACATGCTTAGGTTGGCCGGGTCACTCAAACTGGGCAAGGTCGGCGCAACGAGCATTATGCGTACCTTGCAGCGTGGGGGCAGCCTGTCGAGTCTGGGACGGGCTATTGCTGAACTGGGTCGCATCGAGAAGACCCTGTACCTGCTGAACTATGTGGGCGACGAGGCTTACCGCCAGCGAATTCTGCGGCAACTCAATCGGGGCGAGCAGCGCCACAGCGTGGCGCGGGCCGTGTTTCACGGACAGAAAGGGGAATTGCGGCAGCGGTATCGGGAAGGGATGGAAGACCAGTTGAGCGCACTGGGCCTGGTCGTGAACGCGATAGTCCTGTGGAATACGCGCTACATCCAAGTAGCTCTCGATGAGCTACGGAGCATCGGTCATCCGGTCAACGATGAGGACGTGGCCCGACTGACTCCATTGCTCCACGAGCATGTGAGCATGCTCGGCAAATACGATTTCACCCTCTCAGAAGATGTGGCTCAGGGCAACCTGCGCCCCCTGCGTAACCCGTATTCCCTGGAGGAGTACATCAATCAGATTCCTTAG
- a CDS encoding WD40 repeat domain-containing protein produces MNHKLNAAQLHQKANVLPAVHAVSSAMSLQARFLSTGFLGALLSVSAAGAVSIQASGILPDGPASEVSVRADGAQVAVTTADRVGLFTPQGQRQALVSPTGRLLVDVVYSGNDLFTLDTTGTLAQVSGKQTKVVGQALCGNLKGSEGPHLAASGSTLTVACPHTLLVGQPGQWQRIDLPTLPDGYGAGQVAVSPTANEVAVIRASQILRFHLPDMKPLPTITRLPGEDTSFMDDPVKPASASAVAYDASGQRLAVGWNMSFPKAYNQSVTVYDLKSGTGRSLPTYADNTRKLAFSTDGKFLLADGFSTPRLWNLTDRKRLAPPQPTNTGIGVQGVAWLGQNIISTSSLGALALTPQGQQVAKFQMPLAHVNLLTVSDNGRWVAAAGEGRQLNLFDLKAGQAIWSVKAHPYQVGSLKFNRAGTLLVSGDANSEFVRFWDVKTGKAVGPSVTGIRSISGFTPGDKEVVLGGRIVPVAPLLRRQGEVFLGNLPGQTYRKSVSETSQLTPDGKSMCETQLIFRDRGMGFRASSWQLGALEKNNFGLSLPEERRLGATSADCRVLAVAAIDVIGKEHTYHPLGVEVYDPATGKKIQMWPSGNRVESLAVSSDGRRVAWLEDGRAELLIGDVKTGKQVVWKLPAVVQDMDTVPLAFRADGKALLVGVGSQSETSFTVLNIP; encoded by the coding sequence ATGAACCACAAACTCAACGCAGCACAGCTCCACCAAAAGGCGAACGTACTGCCCGCAGTTCACGCTGTAAGCTCTGCTATGTCTCTACAGGCCCGTTTTCTTTCTACAGGTTTTCTCGGCGCACTGCTCAGTGTCAGTGCTGCCGGAGCGGTAAGCATCCAGGCTTCAGGCATCTTGCCGGATGGCCCGGCCAGCGAGGTCAGTGTGCGGGCCGATGGCGCACAAGTCGCCGTCACTACGGCTGACCGCGTGGGCCTGTTCACTCCCCAGGGGCAACGGCAGGCTCTTGTGTCGCCCACTGGCCGCCTGCTGGTGGATGTCGTTTACAGCGGCAATGACCTTTTTACGCTGGACACGACAGGAACTCTGGCTCAGGTCAGTGGAAAGCAAACCAAGGTCGTGGGGCAGGCCCTCTGCGGTAACCTGAAAGGCAGTGAAGGGCCACACCTCGCGGCGAGCGGCTCCACGCTGACGGTGGCGTGCCCTCATACCCTGCTGGTCGGCCAGCCGGGACAGTGGCAGAGGATTGACCTGCCGACCTTGCCTGACGGCTACGGTGCTGGGCAGGTCGCCGTCAGTCCAACCGCGAACGAGGTGGCCGTCATCCGCGCCTCGCAAATTCTGCGCTTTCACCTGCCTGACATGAAACCGCTGCCGACCATCACCCGCTTACCTGGGGAAGACACTTCGTTTATGGATGACCCTGTTAAGCCTGCTAGCGCTTCGGCAGTGGCTTATGACGCGTCTGGGCAGCGTCTAGCGGTGGGCTGGAACATGAGCTTCCCCAAAGCGTACAACCAATCCGTGACGGTCTATGACCTGAAAAGTGGGACAGGACGCTCGTTGCCTACTTATGCCGACAACACGAGGAAACTCGCCTTCAGTACCGACGGCAAATTTCTTCTGGCAGACGGCTTCAGTACCCCGCGCCTCTGGAATCTGACTGACCGGAAACGGCTGGCACCACCACAGCCGACCAATACCGGGATTGGTGTTCAGGGTGTGGCGTGGCTGGGCCAGAACATCATCAGCACCAGTTCGCTGGGGGCACTGGCCCTGACGCCGCAGGGTCAGCAGGTCGCCAAGTTCCAGATGCCGCTGGCCCACGTCAATCTCCTGACCGTCAGTGACAATGGACGTTGGGTGGCTGCGGCGGGCGAAGGTCGGCAGCTTAACCTTTTTGACCTGAAGGCAGGACAGGCAATCTGGAGCGTCAAGGCTCATCCGTATCAGGTAGGCAGCCTGAAGTTCAATCGGGCTGGCACGCTCCTGGTCAGCGGTGATGCGAACTCGGAATTCGTGCGCTTCTGGGACGTGAAAACCGGGAAGGCGGTTGGCCCCTCGGTCACGGGCATTCGTTCTATTTCTGGATTCACGCCGGGGGATAAGGAAGTCGTTCTGGGCGGTCGTATCGTTCCTGTAGCCCCTTTGCTCAGGCGTCAGGGCGAGGTCTTTCTGGGCAACCTCCCTGGTCAGACCTACCGCAAGTCGGTGAGTGAGACTTCCCAGCTCACGCCGGATGGAAAAAGTATGTGTGAAACGCAACTTATCTTCCGTGACCGGGGTATGGGCTTCCGGGCGTCCTCGTGGCAGCTCGGCGCACTGGAGAAAAATAACTTCGGCCTGTCACTGCCTGAAGAAAGGCGTCTGGGGGCCACCAGTGCCGACTGCCGCGTACTGGCCGTGGCTGCTATAGACGTGATAGGAAAGGAACATACTTATCATCCGCTGGGCGTTGAGGTTTATGACCCGGCGACAGGCAAGAAAATACAGATGTGGCCCTCTGGCAATCGGGTGGAGTCTTTGGCCGTATCCTCAGATGGTCGGCGAGTCGCCTGGCTGGAAGATGGCCGCGCCGAATTGCTGATAGGTGACGTGAAAACTGGGAAACAAGTGGTCTGGAAGCTCCCGGCAGTGGTACAGGACATGGACACTGTTCCTCTCGCCTTTCGGGCTGATGGGAAAGCATTACTGGTAGGGGTCGGCAGTCAGTCGGAAACGAGTTTCACAGTTCTGAACATTCCCTGA